One genomic window of Actinomycetota bacterium includes the following:
- the hisB gene encoding imidazoleglycerol-phosphate dehydratase HisB, which translates to MEKQSRSSQINRKTLETNILLKLDLDSASQADIDTGLPFFDHMLASFSRHGAFGLQVKARGDLEVDSHHLVEDVGICLGLALKECLALKQTIRRFAHSMICMDDALVTVAVDLGGRSYLKFKVDMAVEDIKGFNTAVTEDFFRALSANGCFNLHIDKNSGINSHHIIEAMFKAVGIALHQATRIEGNSIPSTKGTL; encoded by the coding sequence ATGGAAAAACAAAGCCGAAGTAGCCAGATAAACAGGAAAACCCTGGAGACTAATATACTGCTTAAACTGGATCTGGATTCTGCCAGCCAGGCAGATATAGATACCGGGCTGCCATTTTTTGACCACATGTTGGCCAGCTTTAGCAGGCATGGGGCTTTTGGCCTGCAGGTTAAGGCCAGAGGGGACCTGGAAGTTGATTCCCATCATTTAGTAGAAGATGTGGGAATATGCCTGGGGCTGGCTTTAAAGGAATGCCTGGCCCTAAAGCAAACTATCCGCCGGTTTGCCCATAGCATGATATGCATGGATGATGCCTTGGTAACAGTAGCAGTGGATTTAGGGGGAAGGTCTTATCTGAAGTTTAAGGTTGATATGGCAGTTGAAGATATTAAGGGTTTTAATACTGCCGTCACTGAAGACTTTTTTAGGGCCCTGAGTGCCAATGGCTGTTTTAACCTCCATATAGACAAAAATTCCGGTATTAATTCCCACCATATAATAGAGGCCATGTTTAAGGCAGTGGGCATAGCTTTGCACCAGGCTACCCGGATAGAAGGAAATAGCATACCTTCTACTAAAGGGACGCTGTAG
- the hisH gene encoding imidazole glycerol phosphate synthase subunit HisH has translation MMYIAVINYNMGNISSVENALKSQGAKVRVTSDAGVIRGAAGVVLPGVGAFSDAMANLGILGLEDTIRQATRNQPFLGICLGMQLLFDYSFEDGKTKGLGVFAGTVERIPAVVKVPHMGWNNINMVKPDPLLENLDLNQYFYFVHSYHVVPEDKSLIASTTGHGIEMVAGIYREKVHAFQFHPEKSSVCGLKVLKNFINLTRKDK, from the coding sequence ATGATGTATATAGCAGTTATAAATTACAATATGGGTAATATAAGCAGTGTAGAAAATGCCTTAAAAAGCCAGGGAGCTAAAGTCAGGGTTACCTCTGATGCTGGTGTAATCAGGGGAGCAGCGGGAGTAGTCCTTCCGGGGGTAGGGGCATTTTCTGATGCTATGGCTAACCTCGGCATCCTGGGTCTTGAAGATACAATCAGGCAAGCAACCCGTAATCAGCCATTCCTGGGTATATGCCTGGGAATGCAGCTGTTGTTTGACTATAGCTTCGAGGATGGAAAAACAAAGGGCTTGGGAGTGTTTGCCGGAACCGTGGAAAGGATTCCGGCGGTAGTCAAGGTGCCTCATATGGGTTGGAATAATATTAATATGGTAAAACCTGATCCCTTATTGGAAAACCTGGATTTAAACCAGTACTTTTATTTTGTACATTCCTATCATGTGGTGCCTGAAGACAAATCGCTGATAGCCAGCACTACCGGCCATGGGATAGAAATGGTGGCTGGCATATACCGGGAAAAGGTGCATGCATTCCAGTTCCACCCGGAAAAAAGTTCGGTTTGCGGGCTTAAGGTATTAAAAAACTTTATAAATTTAACCCGGAAGGATAAATGA
- the hisA gene encoding 1-(5-phosphoribosyl)-5-[(5-phosphoribosylamino)methylideneamino]imidazole-4-carboxamide isomerase, whose amino-acid sequence MMLLIPAIDLMGGACVRLHKGKFDTKKVYHQNPVEAALRWKQAGATWIHIIDLDGAKTGKLENLKAAVKIKESTGVSVQMGGGIRDLQSLSQVLDAGIDRAILGTRAIEDSGFLQQASLLFAERICLSLDYDRKGRILKKGWQQDSGLDIFRFGRSLHDLGLEYVIVTDISRDGTLTGVNSPMIKSIMEATSLKLIVAGGISSMEDIRVLKKLGVAGAITGKAIYEGTIDLKQAIREAAE is encoded by the coding sequence ATGATGCTGCTTATACCGGCCATAGATCTCATGGGGGGAGCCTGTGTAAGGCTGCATAAAGGTAAATTTGATACTAAAAAGGTATACCACCAAAATCCGGTGGAGGCAGCCTTAAGGTGGAAACAGGCAGGAGCAACCTGGATCCATATAATTGACCTGGACGGAGCCAAGACCGGTAAGCTGGAGAACCTTAAAGCGGCGGTAAAGATTAAGGAAAGCACCGGGGTCTCGGTACAAATGGGCGGGGGCATAAGGGATTTACAGAGCCTCAGCCAGGTCCTTGATGCAGGAATAGACCGGGCCATACTGGGCACCAGGGCTATAGAGGATTCTGGTTTTTTGCAGCAAGCCAGCTTGCTGTTTGCAGAAAGGATTTGCCTTAGCCTGGACTATGACCGGAAAGGCAGGATTTTAAAAAAGGGCTGGCAGCAGGATTCGGGCCTGGATATCTTTAGGTTTGGGCGCAGTTTGCATGACCTGGGGCTGGAGTATGTCATAGTAACAGATATCAGCAGGGACGGTACCTTAACAGGGGTTAACAGCCCTATGATCAAGTCCATTATGGAAGCAACTTCCCTGAAGCTGATAGTGGCGGGAGGCATATCCAGCATGGAAGATATAAGGGTATTAAAAAAGCTGGGAGTGGCGGGAGCCATAACCGGCAAAGCTATTTATGAAGGAACCATAGATCTAAAACAGGCAATTAGGGAGGCTGCAGAATGA